A genomic window from Haladaptatus caseinilyticus includes:
- a CDS encoding NAD(P)-dependent alcohol dehydrogenase, whose translation MQVAVLDEPGTLRVEERKRPEPEPDELLVNIREIGICGSDVHYYEHGKIGDYVVESPLVLGHESAGEVAAVGESTDFEPGERVALEPGVPCRRCEHCKRGEYNLCPDVTFMATPPDNGAFAEFVAWPADFAYRLPDSVSLREGALCEPLSVGIHAARRGNVGVGDSVLITGCGPIGLLAMEVVRAAGATEVFISDVVPEKLQVAESRGADATFDVRGTDLIDAVAEHTDGEGVDIVIEASGSEPAIRSTIDAVRRGGTVVLIGLAQDAEVPLDTGKIIDNELDMFGSFRYRNTYRAAVELLADGIVDVEGIVDFERALEDIGVAFERAREATTVKGMITT comes from the coding sequence ATGCAAGTCGCAGTCCTCGACGAGCCGGGAACGCTCCGCGTCGAAGAGCGCAAGCGTCCCGAACCCGAACCGGACGAACTGCTGGTCAACATCCGTGAAATCGGCATCTGTGGGTCGGATGTCCACTACTACGAGCACGGGAAAATCGGTGACTACGTGGTCGAATCCCCGCTCGTCCTCGGTCACGAGAGCGCGGGCGAGGTGGCCGCAGTCGGCGAAAGCACCGATTTCGAGCCGGGTGAGCGTGTGGCCCTCGAACCCGGCGTCCCCTGCCGTCGCTGCGAACACTGCAAACGCGGGGAGTACAACCTCTGCCCGGACGTGACGTTCATGGCGACCCCACCGGACAACGGCGCGTTCGCCGAGTTCGTCGCGTGGCCCGCCGACTTCGCCTATCGGCTTCCCGATTCGGTGTCGCTGCGCGAAGGCGCGCTCTGTGAACCGCTGAGCGTCGGGATTCACGCCGCCCGCCGTGGCAACGTCGGCGTCGGCGATTCCGTTCTCATCACTGGCTGTGGACCAATCGGTCTGCTGGCGATGGAGGTAGTGCGCGCTGCCGGAGCGACCGAGGTGTTCATCTCCGACGTGGTGCCCGAAAAGCTGCAGGTAGCCGAGTCGCGCGGTGCGGACGCAACGTTCGACGTTCGAGGGACGGACCTCATCGATGCAGTCGCGGAACACACCGACGGAGAGGGTGTCGATATCGTCATCGAAGCCTCCGGTTCGGAGCCAGCGATTCGCTCGACCATCGATGCGGTTCGACGCGGTGGAACCGTCGTCCTCATCGGCCTCGCGCAGGACGCGGAAGTGCCGCTGGACACGGGCAAAATCATCGACAACGAACTCGATATGTTCGGCTCGTTTCGCTACCGGAATACGTATCGCGCGGCTGTCGAGTTGTTGGCCGACGGCATCGTCGATGTCGAAGGCATCGTCGATTTCGAACGGGCGTTGGAGGATATCGGCGTGGCGTTCGAGCGAGCACGGGAAGCAACCACCGTGAAAGGGATGATCACGACGTGA
- a CDS encoding phosphotransacetylase family protein produces MNTILVTATEESTGKTAVALALARLAQERGLSVGYMKPKGTRLQSNVGKTLDEDPMLARELLGLDAEMHELEPIVYSPTFIQQAIRGREDPDELREQIRESFDSLAKGHDLMVVEGGGELTTGGIVELTDPDVAELLDASVLLISRYRNGSDVDDLLAAVTDVGDRLDGVLFNAVENANFDPLDTDVIPFLEGRGIPVLGVVPRRRELAGVTVGQLATELNADVLTGADTDAFVERFLVGAMSGDKALHHLRRTKDAALVTGGDRPDLQTVALEAPGVKCLILTGGFRPPGAVIGKAEEKDVPILLVQGDTLTAIERAEDVVRSGRTRDEETVEHMRRLLHDHADVDALLDDADSDSTEPEESGKSGE; encoded by the coding sequence ATGAACACGATACTCGTTACTGCAACCGAAGAAAGCACAGGCAAGACTGCCGTCGCCCTCGCTCTGGCGCGACTCGCACAGGAGCGGGGACTGTCGGTGGGCTACATGAAACCGAAGGGGACCCGGCTCCAGAGCAACGTCGGCAAGACATTGGACGAAGACCCGATGCTGGCCCGCGAACTACTCGGGTTGGATGCGGAGATGCACGAACTCGAACCCATCGTCTACTCGCCGACGTTCATTCAGCAAGCGATTCGAGGCCGCGAGGATCCGGACGAACTCCGCGAACAGATCCGCGAAAGTTTCGACTCGTTGGCCAAGGGGCACGATTTGATGGTGGTCGAAGGCGGCGGTGAACTCACCACCGGCGGAATCGTCGAACTCACCGACCCTGACGTGGCTGAACTACTGGATGCGTCGGTACTGCTCATCTCGCGATATCGAAATGGAAGCGACGTTGACGACCTGCTCGCCGCGGTTACCGACGTGGGCGACCGACTCGATGGCGTGCTGTTCAACGCCGTCGAGAACGCGAACTTCGACCCCTTGGATACCGACGTGATTCCGTTCCTCGAAGGACGGGGTATTCCGGTTCTCGGCGTCGTTCCGCGCCGACGGGAACTGGCGGGCGTGACGGTGGGGCAGTTAGCTACCGAACTGAACGCCGACGTGCTGACGGGGGCCGATACGGACGCCTTCGTGGAACGCTTCCTCGTCGGCGCAATGAGCGGCGACAAGGCGCTTCATCACCTCCGCCGGACGAAAGACGCAGCCCTGGTCACCGGCGGCGACCGTCCGGATTTGCAGACCGTCGCGCTGGAAGCACCCGGCGTAAAATGTCTGATTCTGACCGGTGGATTCCGCCCTCCCGGAGCGGTTATCGGAAAGGCGGAGGAGAAGGATGTCCCAATCCTGCTCGTGCAGGGCGACACGTTGACAGCCATCGAACGCGCGGAGGACGTGGTTCGCAGCGGCCGAACCCGTGACGAAGAGACGGTCGAACATATGCGGAGACTGCTTCACGACCACGCCGATGTGGATGCACTGCTCGACGACGCGGACAGCGATTCGACGGAACCCGAAGAAAGCGGAAAAAGCGGAGAGTAA
- a CDS encoding acetate--CoA ligase family protein has product MGDRVLSNLFSPSRVAVVGATESEGSIGRAIVTNLREDFDGETVPVNPNYDDVFGLDCYPDLASAPDVDLAVVVVPPHIAVDVVRDAGEAGVQNVVVITAGFGETGSDGAERERELQEVAEEYTINLVGPNSLGVMSTPLGLNATFGPENALSGSMSFMSQSGAFITAVLDWANDEGLGFKDVVSLGNKAVLDETDFVRAWGDDPDTDVILAYLEGVEDGGEFISSAREATSNTPIVMVKSGRTDAGAQAVSSHTGTLAGSDRAYEAGLEQAGVLRVDNVEELFDFAQILAGQPLPERDDVAIVTNAGGPGVMTTDAVGDSNLSLASFSEETLSELSDAMPEEANIYNPIDTIGDADIDRFAEAIDLALADDTVGCAVVLSAPTAVLDYRELAEVIADLQVKHGKPVASAMMGGERTADAKEILREDGIPNYFDPARAVRSLEALATYRDISGREYEEPTRFEVDTERANEILSRAKERGDNRLGVEAMDLLSAYGIPTPEGTIADAPEDAVAAAQDIDGDVVMKIVSPDILHKSDIGGVKVGVPNEEVYDAYEDLVTRARNYQPDATILGVQVQEMVDLDSGTETIIGMNRDPQFGPLLLFGLGGIFVEIIEDTTFRVAPVSEREAREMVNDIETAPLLRGARGRDPADVESIVESIQRLSQLVTDFPAILELDVNPLVATPDGVQAIDIRLTVDTDEL; this is encoded by the coding sequence ATGGGTGACCGCGTACTTTCGAACCTTTTCTCGCCGTCGCGTGTCGCAGTCGTCGGCGCGACGGAAAGCGAGGGTTCCATCGGTCGTGCTATCGTGACGAACCTACGCGAGGACTTCGACGGGGAGACGGTGCCGGTGAACCCGAACTACGACGACGTGTTCGGGCTGGATTGCTACCCGGACCTCGCGTCCGCGCCGGACGTAGACCTCGCGGTGGTGGTCGTTCCGCCCCACATCGCGGTCGATGTAGTTCGCGACGCGGGCGAGGCGGGCGTGCAAAACGTCGTCGTCATCACCGCCGGGTTCGGCGAGACCGGGAGCGACGGTGCCGAGCGAGAACGGGAGTTACAGGAGGTGGCTGAGGAGTATACCATCAACCTCGTCGGCCCGAACAGCCTCGGGGTGATGAGCACCCCTCTCGGTTTGAACGCGACGTTCGGACCGGAGAACGCCCTGTCGGGGTCGATGTCGTTTATGAGCCAGTCGGGGGCGTTCATCACCGCCGTCCTCGACTGGGCCAACGACGAGGGACTCGGCTTCAAAGACGTCGTCTCGCTCGGCAACAAAGCCGTGTTGGACGAAACCGATTTCGTCCGGGCGTGGGGCGACGACCCCGACACGGACGTCATTCTGGCGTATCTCGAAGGCGTCGAGGACGGCGGTGAGTTCATCTCGTCCGCTCGCGAGGCGACCAGCAACACGCCGATCGTGATGGTCAAATCCGGACGAACCGACGCTGGAGCGCAGGCCGTTTCGTCGCACACCGGAACCTTGGCGGGAAGCGACCGGGCCTACGAAGCCGGACTCGAACAGGCGGGCGTCCTTCGGGTGGACAACGTCGAAGAACTGTTCGACTTCGCCCAGATTCTGGCGGGGCAACCGCTTCCCGAACGCGACGACGTGGCAATCGTCACGAACGCGGGGGGACCGGGCGTGATGACGACCGACGCGGTAGGCGATTCGAACCTCTCGCTCGCCTCCTTTTCGGAGGAAACGCTGTCCGAACTCTCCGACGCCATGCCCGAGGAGGCGAACATCTACAATCCGATCGACACGATTGGAGACGCTGACATCGACCGCTTCGCGGAGGCAATCGACCTCGCGCTTGCCGACGATACCGTCGGCTGCGCAGTCGTGCTGTCGGCACCAACCGCGGTGCTCGATTACCGGGAACTCGCCGAGGTAATCGCTGACCTGCAGGTGAAGCACGGAAAACCGGTCGCATCAGCGATGATGGGGGGCGAACGAACTGCGGACGCGAAGGAAATCCTGCGCGAGGACGGGATTCCGAACTACTTCGACCCGGCCCGTGCGGTGCGAAGCCTGGAGGCTCTTGCCACGTATCGGGACATCAGCGGACGCGAGTACGAGGAACCGACCCGGTTCGAAGTGGATACCGAGCGCGCAAATGAAATCCTTTCTCGTGCGAAGGAGCGTGGTGACAACCGACTCGGCGTGGAGGCGATGGATCTACTTTCAGCATACGGAATACCCACGCCCGAAGGTACCATCGCGGACGCACCGGAAGACGCGGTGGCTGCCGCACAGGATATCGATGGTGATGTCGTGATGAAAATCGTCAGCCCAGACATCCTCCACAAATCAGATATCGGCGGCGTAAAAGTGGGCGTTCCGAACGAGGAGGTGTACGACGCTTACGAAGACTTGGTGACCCGGGCGAGGAACTACCAACCGGACGCGACGATTCTCGGCGTGCAGGTGCAGGAGATGGTGGACCTCGATTCGGGTACGGAGACCATTATCGGGATGAACCGTGACCCGCAGTTCGGACCGCTCCTGCTGTTCGGTCTGGGTGGCATCTTCGTGGAAATCATCGAGGACACGACGTTCCGAGTCGCACCCGTGAGCGAACGCGAGGCCCGGGAGATGGTGAACGACATCGAAACCGCACCGCTGCTTCGCGGAGCGCGAGGACGTGACCCCGCGGACGTCGAGAGCATCGTCGAAAGCATCCAACGACTCTCACAACTGGTTACGGACTTTCCAGCGATTCTGGAACTGGACGTCAACCCCCTCGTTGCTACGCCCGACGGCGTGCAAGCTATCGACATTCGACTGACCGTGGACACCGACGAACTATGA
- a CDS encoding YbaK/EbsC family protein yields the protein MHERASEFEERAQNEFGFDVDVHEFPEGTKTAEDAANAIGCDVDQIASSLVFRTAEDDLVVVVTSGGNRVSEEKLATLRDLPETNVGMADADEIRKTVGWSIGGVPPFCHDTDLPVYLDETLTEFETVWAAAGTPQAVFPIMPEKLGELSGATVADVSE from the coding sequence ATGCACGAACGAGCCAGCGAGTTCGAAGAGCGCGCCCAAAACGAGTTCGGCTTCGACGTGGACGTTCACGAGTTTCCCGAAGGGACGAAAACCGCAGAGGACGCCGCAAATGCGATCGGTTGTGACGTGGATCAAATCGCCAGCAGTCTCGTCTTTCGTACCGCTGAAGATGACCTCGTCGTGGTCGTCACCAGCGGCGGGAACCGAGTGAGCGAAGAAAAACTCGCGACGTTGCGCGACCTCCCTGAAACCAACGTCGGGATGGCCGACGCCGACGAGATTCGGAAAACAGTCGGGTGGTCGATTGGCGGCGTGCCGCCGTTCTGCCACGACACCGACCTGCCCGTCTATCTGGACGAGACGCTCACGGAGTTCGAAACGGTGTGGGCGGCGGCGGGAACGCCACAGGCCGTCTTCCCGATCATGCCCGAGAAGTTGGGCGAGTTGTCGGGAGCGACGGTTGCCGACGTGAGCGAGTGA
- a CDS encoding DUF4149 domain-containing protein — MTLLETGLLVVLDVSLGMWLGAMVFFSFIGAPTTFDVLDTDAGPVVNRAGRFLARCTPRASRVRGKRRSTLAHRLSVG, encoded by the coding sequence ATGACTCTCCTCGAAACCGGATTGCTGGTGGTTCTGGACGTTAGCCTCGGAATGTGGCTCGGGGCAATGGTGTTCTTCTCGTTCATCGGCGCGCCGACGACGTTCGACGTGTTGGACACCGATGCCGGACCGGTGGTGAACCGGGCAGGGCGGTTTCTCGCGCGTTGCACGCCACGCGCGAGTCGCGTCCGGGGAAAACGACGCTCGACACTGGCACATCGATTATCTGTTGGGTAG
- a CDS encoding ABC transporter substrate-binding protein encodes MNTYVSRRGYLRLASTLPATGALAGCLGGRLGRSPIQLGAVLPLSVDGFLGTVAEHHQRAVEQAVADVNRAGGPLGREIELMVEDTELNPKRARKALQTLSDAGAIGFVGPVVTDISMVLADELPKKDMFAVSPSSTHPALASAGMSGGTKFFGRTAANDIQQALVMAKVLNSDHYVGADTVATLYVDNSFGKGLADTIESNVSGDVVASVPFPTDRETYSMQVAEIVNSGADAVAFASEPGNTTVLERLTESSYGGEYVLSEGLIPTEIPPHLDGMYSASVAATNTTGAIELRQKLRDIAPLAPYTQHAYDGLFLMALAIHQAGTATATAISDNLVSVSGGRGQTVSVDDFERATTLLDAGRDVNYQGASSSVDLNANLEPLNAYLIGQVDGATIAELELLRASFFEGRMD; translated from the coding sequence ATGAATACTTATGTGTCGAGGCGCGGATATCTACGTCTCGCTAGCACGCTCCCAGCAACTGGTGCGCTCGCCGGTTGTCTCGGTGGCAGACTCGGTCGGTCACCGATTCAACTCGGTGCAGTCCTTCCGCTTTCGGTAGATGGTTTCCTCGGAACCGTCGCCGAACATCACCAACGAGCGGTCGAACAGGCAGTCGCCGACGTGAATCGAGCGGGTGGACCGCTCGGACGTGAAATCGAACTGATGGTCGAGGACACGGAACTCAACCCGAAGCGGGCACGGAAGGCGCTACAAACACTTTCCGATGCGGGAGCGATTGGATTCGTCGGCCCCGTCGTCACTGACATCTCGATGGTGCTTGCGGATGAACTTCCGAAAAAAGACATGTTCGCCGTCAGCCCGTCGAGCACGCATCCAGCGCTCGCGAGCGCGGGAATGTCCGGCGGGACGAAGTTTTTCGGTCGAACCGCGGCGAACGATATCCAGCAAGCACTCGTGATGGCGAAAGTACTCAATAGCGACCATTACGTGGGGGCAGATACGGTTGCCACCCTGTACGTGGACAACAGTTTCGGGAAGGGACTCGCGGACACCATCGAATCCAACGTTTCCGGCGATGTAGTTGCATCCGTACCGTTCCCGACGGACCGGGAAACGTATTCGATGCAAGTAGCAGAGATCGTAAACTCCGGAGCGGATGCGGTGGCGTTCGCCAGCGAACCCGGAAATACGACCGTACTCGAACGTCTGACGGAAAGTTCCTACGGAGGTGAGTACGTGCTGAGCGAGGGGCTTATTCCGACCGAGATACCCCCGCATCTCGACGGGATGTACAGTGCCTCGGTGGCCGCCACGAACACGACTGGTGCCATCGAACTTCGTCAGAAGCTCCGCGACATCGCGCCACTCGCACCCTACACGCAACACGCCTACGACGGGCTTTTCCTGATGGCACTCGCGATACATCAGGCCGGAACGGCGACCGCAACCGCGATTAGCGACAATCTCGTTTCCGTCTCGGGCGGCCGGGGACAGACCGTTTCGGTCGACGACTTCGAGCGAGCCACGACGCTCCTCGACGCTGGGCGGGACGTGAACTATCAAGGTGCATCGAGTTCGGTCGATCTGAACGCGAACCTCGAACCGCTCAATGCGTATCTCATCGGGCAAGTGGACGGGGCCACGATTGCCGAACTCGAACTCCTCAGAGCGTCCTTTTTCGAAGGGAGGATGGACTGA
- a CDS encoding methyl-accepting chemotaxis protein — protein MFEPDGSGGDSFRERIEGSLPMRIRRSYAAKFGAVLFTILVLISAIGFYIHFDTKQLVQDENRMEINNAAKGEAEALHKWVTKKRSTTRFLAESLSANRTDAQRQALVERKLIDLPNDVQAIHYIDKRSGTVLASTTDELVGTTPSETDAAWANESLSFSGSDSVQLMKPYEENGEPVTAFVAPTDEPNRIVVMTTSLTQRSHALSSPIATGDITVVDGDGTVVLDNQNARVLTDYGNVASAAIADGLSGNSDIKRVTGANDKSAVMAYTPVIGTDWVLLYQVPIDSAFALQTHVTQNIGVLVAMAVLMLVVVGLSIGRGTAQSLATVSKTADEISAGRLDAELPQTKREDEMGTLFGSFESMHEYLNTVADQADALARKEFDAPVFEKEVPGEFGETLEEMRHDLRTMVTDIERARTEAETAQKEAEASQAKAVEARQEAEQLNTALQRKANEFSTVMGEAADGDLTRRMATESPTQPMTDIAREFNQMMDELEATIHDVHEFAETVAAASQEVTASTDEIERASRQVTESTQLMSEGAVEQSERLEHTAGEMSELSATIEEIAASADQVAESARHSETLGQDGREAAQAAIEEMAAIESGTETTVEHIEELESEIVRIGDVVELIRSIADQTNMLALNANIEAASADGSTEGFEVVANEVKELANETKEAVGDIEQRIETVRTRAEVTVEDIRKTHDAVEDGVVTVHEALESLEAIVNNVEETSVGVEEINEVTDEQAATTEEVVAMVDDVSRIGDETAEEAEDVAAAAEEQTASLGEVSQSAESLARQAESLAATVDDFEVSRREDADDSDDML, from the coding sequence ATGTTCGAGCCGGACGGCTCCGGGGGCGATTCGTTCAGAGAACGCATCGAGGGATCGTTGCCGATGCGAATCAGGAGAAGCTATGCGGCGAAGTTCGGAGCGGTGTTGTTCACGATACTGGTCCTCATCTCGGCGATCGGCTTCTACATCCACTTCGACACCAAGCAACTCGTGCAGGACGAAAACCGGATGGAGATAAACAACGCCGCGAAGGGCGAGGCGGAGGCACTGCATAAATGGGTCACGAAGAAGCGTTCGACGACTCGCTTCCTTGCGGAGTCGCTATCCGCAAATCGGACCGACGCACAACGACAGGCACTCGTCGAACGGAAACTCATCGACCTTCCGAACGACGTGCAGGCGATTCACTACATTGATAAACGGAGCGGAACGGTGCTCGCCAGTACGACCGATGAATTGGTCGGAACGACACCTTCCGAAACCGACGCCGCGTGGGCGAACGAATCGCTGTCGTTCTCCGGCTCGGACTCCGTCCAACTGATGAAACCATACGAGGAGAACGGAGAACCGGTGACGGCGTTCGTCGCCCCGACCGACGAACCGAACCGGATCGTCGTCATGACGACTTCGTTGACACAGCGTTCGCACGCCCTCTCGTCCCCGATTGCGACCGGCGACATCACCGTCGTCGATGGAGACGGAACCGTGGTTCTCGACAATCAGAACGCCCGTGTCTTGACGGACTATGGCAACGTCGCGAGTGCGGCTATCGCGGATGGTCTCTCCGGAAATAGTGACATCAAGCGAGTGACCGGTGCGAACGACAAGTCGGCCGTTATGGCGTACACGCCCGTCATCGGGACGGACTGGGTACTGCTGTATCAGGTTCCGATCGATTCCGCGTTCGCACTGCAAACGCACGTCACACAGAACATCGGCGTGCTCGTGGCGATGGCGGTGCTCATGCTCGTCGTCGTTGGATTGTCCATCGGTCGGGGAACCGCACAGTCGCTTGCAACCGTCTCGAAGACGGCGGACGAGATTTCCGCCGGACGACTCGACGCCGAACTCCCGCAAACGAAACGCGAGGACGAAATGGGAACGCTGTTCGGTTCGTTCGAGTCGATGCACGAGTACCTGAACACGGTTGCCGATCAGGCGGACGCCCTTGCCAGAAAGGAGTTCGACGCACCGGTGTTCGAAAAGGAAGTCCCCGGCGAGTTTGGCGAGACGTTGGAGGAGATGCGCCACGACCTCCGGACGATGGTGACCGACATCGAACGGGCCCGCACCGAAGCCGAAACGGCGCAGAAGGAAGCGGAAGCGTCGCAGGCGAAGGCGGTTGAGGCACGGCAGGAGGCCGAGCAGCTCAACACTGCGCTTCAGCGAAAGGCGAACGAGTTCAGCACCGTGATGGGCGAGGCTGCCGACGGCGACCTCACTCGACGAATGGCGACCGAGAGCCCGACACAACCGATGACCGACATCGCCCGCGAGTTCAACCAGATGATGGACGAACTCGAAGCGACGATACACGACGTTCACGAGTTCGCGGAAACCGTCGCGGCAGCGAGTCAGGAAGTGACGGCGAGCACCGACGAGATAGAACGAGCGAGTCGCCAGGTGACGGAATCGACACAGTTGATGTCCGAAGGGGCAGTCGAACAATCCGAGCGTCTCGAACACACTGCCGGGGAGATGAGTGAACTGTCCGCAACGATAGAGGAAATCGCGGCATCCGCTGATCAGGTAGCCGAATCGGCGCGCCACTCCGAGACGCTCGGACAGGACGGCAGGGAAGCCGCTCAGGCGGCTATCGAGGAGATGGCGGCCATCGAATCGGGAACCGAAACGACGGTCGAACACATCGAAGAGTTGGAGTCGGAAATCGTGCGTATCGGTGACGTGGTCGAACTGATTCGGTCCATTGCCGATCAGACGAACATGCTCGCGCTGAACGCGAATATCGAGGCGGCGAGCGCGGATGGCTCCACCGAGGGCTTCGAAGTCGTTGCGAACGAAGTGAAGGAACTCGCCAACGAAACGAAAGAGGCGGTTGGCGATATCGAACAGCGCATCGAAACGGTTCGTACGCGGGCCGAAGTGACGGTCGAGGACATCCGGAAGACGCACGATGCCGTCGAAGATGGTGTCGTGACCGTTCACGAGGCGCTGGAGTCGCTGGAAGCGATCGTGAACAACGTAGAGGAGACGAGCGTTGGCGTCGAAGAAATCAACGAGGTGACGGACGAGCAGGCGGCGACGACCGAGGAGGTCGTCGCCATGGTAGACGACGTGAGCCGAATCGGCGACGAAACTGCGGAAGAGGCTGAGGATGTTGCGGCCGCGGCCGAGGAACAGACCGCTTCCCTCGGTGAGGTATCCCAGAGTGCCGAATCGCTCGCCCGACAAGCCGAGTCGCTTGCAGCAACGGTTGACGACTTCGAAGTCAGTCGTCGCGAGGATGCGGACGATTCGGACGATATGCTGTAG
- a CDS encoding secondary thiamine-phosphate synthase enzyme YjbQ, with protein sequence MEFEVSTTERVDVVDITEQVNRRTYSNAETCTVFVPHTTAGVVINENESRLLTDLEDALSTLVPKEKGYQHDELDDNADAHLRAMLLGSHVSIPVESGELALGTWQSILFVDCDGPRTRRVLVR encoded by the coding sequence ATGGAATTCGAAGTCAGTACCACAGAACGCGTGGACGTCGTGGACATCACCGAACAGGTAAATAGACGAACGTACTCGAACGCCGAAACATGTACCGTTTTCGTCCCCCACACAACTGCCGGCGTGGTTATCAACGAAAACGAATCCCGCCTGCTCACCGACCTCGAAGACGCGCTTTCGACGCTCGTACCGAAGGAAAAGGGGTATCAACACGACGAACTGGACGACAACGCCGACGCACACCTCCGAGCGATGTTACTCGGGTCCCACGTCTCGATTCCGGTCGAATCCGGCGAGCTGGCGCTCGGGACGTGGCAATCGATTCTGTTCGTGGACTGTGACGGACCGCGAACTCGCCGCGTTCTCGTTAGGTGA
- a CDS encoding FAD-dependent monooxygenase, translated as MPGDGDGATTRDTDVVIVGAGPGGCVLSYLLARSGVDTVLLERHTDLDREFRGYLFQPLVLRLFDQMGVLDDVRLLDHDEVRRPLLTVFGHPYEVVDFSRLPKPYDYGILMEQPPLLRLLIDRSNEFENFEFHPATTVTDLLTDGGDVVGVTATDRGHDETLELHSSLVVGADGRYSTVREVAGIDPGLFDSQVELLWFRLPADAVHSAAQGRIESDGIVLYFGLGEEEAQAGWFIQKGAYPEIRERGIDDLRRRIGAVEPTLARHLVSFDQCSLLHIEPGLAERWVSDGLLLLGDAAHVASPVGGQGNGLAIQDAVVAHSTIVGALDGADGVIPAARLRRFESIRRPAVEEVVRLQRRGERALSWYVLNHDSIPGWVAAPFARLLFAVAPKTPGFRRAWETFALGAEDVSVEDAPFTS; from the coding sequence ATGCCCGGGGACGGGGATGGTGCGACCACTCGAGACACTGACGTGGTCATCGTCGGGGCCGGTCCGGGTGGTTGCGTGTTGAGCTATCTCCTTGCAAGAAGCGGCGTCGATACCGTCCTGTTGGAGCGTCATACCGACCTCGACCGCGAGTTTCGGGGGTACTTGTTTCAACCACTCGTCCTCCGACTGTTCGACCAGATGGGAGTTTTAGACGACGTTCGACTGCTCGACCACGACGAAGTCCGCCGACCCCTCCTGACGGTGTTCGGCCATCCCTACGAAGTCGTGGATTTTTCTCGACTACCGAAACCGTACGATTACGGCATTTTGATGGAACAACCGCCACTACTTCGTCTACTCATCGACCGGTCGAACGAGTTCGAAAACTTCGAATTCCATCCCGCGACGACCGTTACCGACCTCCTGACGGACGGTGGTGACGTGGTCGGCGTGACGGCGACCGACCGCGGACACGACGAAACGCTCGAACTGCACAGCAGCCTCGTCGTCGGTGCTGACGGGCGCTATTCGACGGTTCGAGAGGTTGCCGGAATCGACCCCGGTCTGTTCGACTCGCAGGTGGAACTGCTGTGGTTCAGGCTTCCTGCGGACGCCGTCCACTCGGCCGCACAGGGCCGTATCGAGAGCGACGGAATCGTACTCTACTTCGGACTGGGTGAGGAGGAGGCACAGGCCGGATGGTTCATCCAGAAGGGGGCGTACCCCGAAATTCGAGAGCGTGGAATCGACGACCTCCGCCGACGGATCGGTGCCGTCGAACCGACGCTCGCCCGTCATCTCGTAAGCTTCGACCAGTGCTCACTCCTCCACATCGAACCCGGACTGGCCGAGAGATGGGTGTCCGATGGCTTGCTACTGCTCGGCGACGCGGCACACGTCGCCTCGCCAGTCGGCGGACAGGGGAACGGACTGGCGATTCAGGACGCGGTCGTCGCCCATTCGACGATCGTGGGCGCACTAGATGGAGCCGACGGTGTTATTCCAGCGGCGCGACTTCGCCGGTTCGAATCGATTCGACGGCCGGCCGTCGAAGAAGTGGTGCGACTCCAGCGACGGGGTGAACGAGCGTTATCATGGTACGTCCTCAATCACGACTCGATTCCGGGGTGGGTCGCCGCGCCGTTCGCTCGGTTGCTGTTCGCGGTGGCCCCGAAAACACCCGGTTTCCGGCGGGCGTGGGAGACGTTCGCGCTCGGTGCAGAGGATGTTTCCGTGGAGGACGCGCCGTTCACGTCGTGA